A single genomic interval of Helianthus annuus cultivar XRQ/B chromosome 13, HanXRQr2.0-SUNRISE, whole genome shotgun sequence harbors:
- the LOC110898428 gene encoding exosome complex component RRP45A — translation MEHRLANSLIMTVNEKKFIESALLSDIRVDGRRPFDYRNLTIRFGSEDGSAEVQLGQTQVIGFVTGQLSQPYRDRPNEGSFAIYTEFSPMADPSFEPGRPGETAIELGRIVDRGLRESRAVDTESLCVIAGKLVWSIRIDLHIIDNGGNLVDAANIAALAALSTFRRPECTLGGEDGQELIVHPPDEREPLSLILHHFPVAVTFGFIGKENTVVIDPTHYEEAVMGGSMTATLNTNGDVCAIQKAGGDAVSQTVIMQCLRIASVKAGDITSKIKDAVESYNTQRSLRKIKRHNPDQQGSSDVAKRHMERLTVGSDQSGIASQFNEHDKTNKRNSTLKGFSGGPASWDPYSKGVDGDALRTSLASRVAPVDKQKEESSQVNPETKSNPKSSETNSIALTHEVGLERKQSKSLKDAVKPKHKRRNKSNAS, via the exons ATGGAACACAGGCTAGCTAATTCACTAATAATGACAGTAAATGAAAAGAAATTCATTGAAAGTGCATTACTTTCAGACATTAGGGTTGATGGTAGAAGACCTTTTGACTATAGAAACCTAACTATTAGGTTTGGCAG TGAAGATGGTTCAGCAGAGGTGCAGCTTGGTCAGACACAAGTTATCGGTTTTGTCACTGGTCAACTTAGTCAACCGTATAGAGACAGGCCAAACGAAGGGTCTTTTGCAATCTATACCGAGTTTTCACCGATGGCTGATCCTTCGTTTGAACCAGGTCGTCCTGGTGAGACCGCTATTGAACTGGGTCGGATTGTAGATCGTGGTTTAAG GGAAAGCAGGGCAGTAGACACGGAATCGCTTTGTGTTATTGCCGGGAAGTTAGTATGGTCTATTCGGATTGACCTTCACATTATAGACAATGGAGG AAATTTAGTTGATGCTGCGAATATTGCTGCTTTGGCTGCATTGTCAACATTTAGGAGGCCTGAATGTACGTTAGGAGGAGAAGACGGTCAAGAGTTGATAGTACATCCACCCGAT GAGAGGGAGCCACTTTCATTAATACTTCACCATTTTCCAGTAGCAGTAACATTTGGATTTATCGGTAAAGAAAACACCGTG GTGATTGACCCGACTCACTATGAAGAGGCTGTGATGGGTGGATCAATGACTGCTACACTCAACACAAATGGTGACGTTTGTGCTATTCAGAAAGCTGGCGGTGATGCGGTCTCGCAGACTGTTATTATGCAGTGTTTGCGCATCGCTTCCGTGAAGGCTGGTGATATAACAAGCAAAATAAAAGATGCC GTTGAATCTTATAATACACAACGATCATTACGGAAaatcaaacgtcacaatcccgatCAACAGGGTTCCAGTGACGTGGCAAAGCGTCACATGGAAAGATTAACGGTGGGTTCAGATCAATCTGGTATTGCAAGCCAATTCAACGAACACGATAAAACAAACAAGAGAAACAGCACGTTGAAGGGTTTTAGTGGTGGTCCTGCTAGTTG GGACCCGTACTCAAAGGGTGTTGATGGCGATGCATTGAGAACTTCTCTAGCTTCTCGTG TTGCACCTGTAGACAAGCAGAAAGAAGAATCAAGTCAAGTGAATCCCGAGACCAAATCTAACCCAAAATCATCTGAGACCAACTCGATTGCTTTGACACACGAAGTTGGATTAGAGAGAAAGCAATCAAAGTCGCTAAAAGACGCAGTGAAGCCCAAGCACAAGAGAAGAAACAAGTCGAATGCAAGTTAG
- the LOC110901166 gene encoding RNA-binding protein 33-like, with protein sequence MASIAAIEVESAVLQPTPGGIDPSVKKSMSNPDDLGIIPPVSFSTPSKSPCTTNSMFVEVPTPVKILNFDDMGNLEDGGWVSEEEEVVEGQDSPHQPENMDDMATVPPPSPTTTTTTICHHLILHRPPATATTRNPPAINTPSTITTNNTHRPTPTIYHRPPTSYHHHHHNHFVAAHPNPNRTPTNTQKFQPFNWKLPSQVVIHKWRA encoded by the coding sequence ATGGCTTCAATTGCGGCCATTGAAGTTGAGAGTGCTGTCTTGCAACCTACACCTGGAGGTATTGACCCATCTGTCAAGAAATCGATGTCAAATCCAGATGATCTAGGTATAATCCCCCCTGTTTCTTTTTCTACACCCTCTAAATCTCCGTGCACAACAAATTCAATGTTTGTTGAAGTGCCGACACCTGTTAAGATCCTTAATTTTGACGATATGGGGAATTTAGAGGATGGTGGTTGGGTTTCGGAAGAAGAAGAGGTAGTTGAGGGACAAGATTCTCCTCATCAGCCAGAAAACATGGATGATATGGCAACAGTCCCACCACCAtctcccaccaccaccaccacaaccatctgCCACCACCTCATTCTTCACCGTCCacctgccaccgccaccacccgCAACCCACCTGCCATCAACACACCtagcaccatcaccaccaacaaCACCCACCGCCCCACCCCCACCATCTATCACCGTCCACCAACctcctaccaccaccaccaccacaaccacttcGTCGCCGCCCACCCCAACCCTAACCGAACACCCACAAACACCCAAAAATTTCAACCTTTCAACTGGAAATTACCTTCACAGGTGGTTATCCACAAATGGCGAGCTTAG